The proteins below come from a single Danio aesculapii chromosome 23, fDanAes4.1, whole genome shotgun sequence genomic window:
- the her12 gene encoding LOW QUALITY PROTEIN: hairy-related 12 (The sequence of the model RefSeq protein was modified relative to this genomic sequence to represent the inferred CDS: inserted 2 bases in 2 codons; deleted 1 base in 1 codon; substituted 2 bases at 2 genomic stop codons) — protein sequence MAPHSATLASFDHLHFSDKERIKLRKRIVEKDASGSNHTSSISXKVSLRKSVQSHDPSTKLEKADIWKXTVSFLKAADSSNSSRIPQRDYNEGYSHCWRDSVHFLSLHSNAGELQHLHSGPKNQLKLGSTPXTVCSKLNTXCLQQPDGGRSVWRPW from the exons ATGGCACCCCATTCAGCCACACTCGCCTCCTTTGACCATCTTCACTTCAGCGATAAGGAAAGAATAAAG CTGAGGAAGCGGATAGTTGAAAAAGATGCGTCGGGATCGAATCACACCTCATCGATCAGCTGAAAAGTCTCCTTGAGAAAAAGTGTCCAGAGTCACGACCCCAGCACCAAACTGGAGAAGGCGGACATCTGGAAATGAACAGTCAGCTTCCTGAAAGCAGCAGATTCAAGCAACAGCAGCAGGATCCCTCAGAGAGACTACAATGAAGGCTATTCTCACTGCTGGAGAGAC TCTGTCCACTTCCTCTCGCTTCACTCCAACGCTGGAGAGCTCCAGCATCTGCACAGTGGTCCAAAAAACCAGCTCAAGCTGGGCTCCACTC CAACGGTCTGCTCTAAACTGAACA ACTGCTTACAGCAGCCAGACGGCGGGAGGTCCGTCTGGAGACCCTGGTAG
- the LOC130217384 gene encoding transcription factor HES-5-like — translation MAPTITGSISSRETLLTNKLRKPMVEKIRRERINSSIEKLKTLLAQEFVKQQPDSRQEKADILEMTLEFLRRSQKSSAVGDGRSRCVQEAVSFLSRCPVQTQSHTRLMKLFLHMQTPADQHTHVDNPQTTETHANSSAKQHTPARSHIWRPW, via the exons ATGGCTCCTACAATCACTGGATCAATCAGCAGCAGAGAAACTCTACTGACAAACAAG CTGAGAAAGCCCATGGTGGAGAAGATCCGCCGAGAGCGAATCAACAGCAGCATCGAGAAGCTCAAGACTCTTCTGGCTCAAGAGTTCGTCAAGCAGCAGCCCGACTCCAGACAGGAGAAAGCTGATATCCTGGAGATGACGCTTGAGTTCTTGAGACGCTCTCAGAAAAGCAGTGCGGTTGGTGACGGACGCTCCAGATGTGTGCAGGAGGCCGTCAGCTTTCTGTCTCGGTGCCCAGTGCAGACGCAGAGCCACACAAGACTGATGAAGCTCTTCCTGCACATGCAGACTCCTgcagaccagcacacacatgtgGACAATCCTCAGACCACTGAAACGCACGCAAACAGCAGCGCCAAACAACACACTCCAGCCCGCAGTCACATCTGGAGACCCTGGTAG
- the LOC130217391 gene encoding transcription factor HES-5-like: MAPTITGSISSRETLLTNKLRKPMVEKIRRERINSSIEKLKTLLAQEFVKQQPDSRQEKADILEMTLEFLRRSQKSSAAGDGRSRCVQEAVSFLSRCPVQTQSHTRLMKLFLHMQTPADQHTHVDNPQTTKTHANSTAKQHTPARSHIWRPW; the protein is encoded by the exons ATGGCTCCTACAATCACTGGATCAATCAGCAGCAGAGAAACTCTACTGACAAACAAG CTGAGAAAGCCCATGGTGGAGAAGATCCGCCGAGAGCGAATCAACAGCAGCATCGAGAAGCTCAAGACTCTTCTGGCTCAAGAGTTCGTCAAGCAGCAGCCCGACTCCAGACAGGAGAAAGCTGATATCCTGGAGATGACGCTTGAGTTCTTGAGACGCTCTCAGAAAAGCAGTGCGGCTGGTGACGGACGCTCCAGATGTGTGCAGGAGGCCGTCAGCTTTCTGTCTCGGTGCCCAGTGCAGACGCAGAGCCACACAAGACTGATGAAGCTCTTCCTGCACATGCAGACTCCTgcagaccagcacacacatgtgGACAATCCTCAGACCACCAAAACGCACGCAAACAGCACCGCCAAACAACACACCCCAGCCCGCAGTCACATCTGGAGACCCTGGTAG
- the LOC130217265 gene encoding transcription factor HES-5-like: MAPTITGSISSRETLLTNKLRKPMVEKIRRERINSSIEKLKTLLAQEFVKQQPDSRQEKADILEMTLEFLRRSQKSSAAGDGRSRCVQEAVSFLSRCPVQTQSHTTLIKLFLHMQTPADQHTHVDNPQTTETHANSSAKQHTPARSHIWRPW, translated from the exons ATGGCTCCTACAATCACTGGATCAATCAGCAGCAGAGAAACTCTACTGACAAACAAG CTGAGAAAGCCCATGGTGGAGAAGATCCGCCGAGAGCGAATCAACAGCAGCATCGAGAAGCTCAAGACTCTTCTGGCTCAAGAGTTCGTCAAGCAGCAGCCCGACTCCAGACAGGAGAAAGCTGATATCCTGGAGATGACGCTTGAGTTCTTGAGACGCTCTCAGAAAAGCAGTGCGGCTGGTGACGGACGCTCCAGATGTGTGCAGGAGGCCGTCAGCTTTCTGTCTCGGTGCCCAGTGCAGACGCAGAGCCACACAACACTGATAAAGCTCTTCCTGCACATGCAGACTCCTgcagaccagcacacacatgtgGACAATCCTCAGACCACCGAAACGCACGCAAACAGCAGCGCCAAACAACACACTCCAGCCCGCAGTCACATCTGGAGACCCTGGTAG